One Candidatus Paceibacterota bacterium DNA segment encodes these proteins:
- a CDS encoding adenylate/guanylate cyclase domain-containing protein translates to MHARFSFGLGVLIVTILGAWFIGLGEILDARLQDGFLQPRLVRDQIIIVDIDDASLRAHGQWPWPRASFAQLIQRLGNARIIGIDVNFKEPSRLGPHDDATLAQAIARSSASIVVTSDIAPDGTFAPLIPAVTNADIGFANIAVDADGVARHVRTQRGDVMSFSAKIANIAGAQLLGDTQRLERIFFAGGEQSFPHVRAIDVLNGVTDPTLFANNIVLIGATAADLQDTHPTPFGVMSGVTIQAHTVEQLLNGVRERHFNNWTPLFIVLASCVGAFVMRYAPMRISIPSVIGASFAYIGIASFLMSRAATLPILYPIVALVGGASYGLIARYRATHQEKKFIQESFSRYLAPAVIQQIVRNPSMLRLGGSRATLSILFSDVRGFTTLSETLTPEQLTAFLNRYLTRMTTIILERRGVIDKYIGDAIMAFWGAPLPSETHAYDAVTSALAMTTALDAFNAESAERGDPHIDIGIGINTGDVTVGNMGSEQRFDYTVMGDAVNLASRLESLTKMYGVRILITEKTKLALGDDAAQIPMRDIDCVQVKGKTEGVTIYEVIPSERVSVWESIATDFSELRRAYAQGAWDLACTHAERFFPHTKRWPNKTSRGTECLL, encoded by the coding sequence ATGCATGCACGTTTTAGCTTTGGTCTTGGAGTCCTTATCGTCACAATCCTTGGCGCATGGTTTATAGGTCTTGGAGAGATCCTCGACGCACGTCTTCAAGATGGCTTCCTGCAACCGCGCCTAGTGCGAGACCAAATCATCATTGTTGATATTGATGATGCGAGCCTTCGCGCACACGGACAGTGGCCATGGCCACGCGCTTCGTTCGCTCAATTGATTCAGCGCCTCGGCAACGCGCGTATCATTGGTATCGATGTAAATTTTAAAGAACCGTCACGACTCGGCCCCCATGATGACGCGACGCTCGCGCAAGCAATAGCAAGATCGTCTGCTTCAATTGTGGTCACGAGTGATATCGCGCCCGATGGCACTTTTGCCCCGCTCATTCCTGCCGTTACGAACGCGGATATAGGATTTGCAAACATCGCTGTTGACGCTGACGGTGTTGCACGACACGTGCGCACCCAACGAGGAGATGTGATGAGTTTTAGTGCGAAGATCGCCAACATTGCTGGCGCTCAACTCCTAGGTGATACGCAGCGCCTAGAGCGCATCTTTTTTGCTGGAGGCGAACAATCCTTCCCTCACGTGCGGGCGATCGATGTATTAAATGGCGTAACCGACCCCACCCTTTTTGCAAATAATATTGTGCTCATCGGGGCAACGGCCGCCGATCTGCAGGACACACACCCAACACCGTTTGGCGTCATGAGTGGCGTCACGATTCAAGCGCACACCGTTGAACAACTTCTCAATGGTGTGCGCGAGCGTCATTTCAATAATTGGACACCGCTCTTCATCGTTCTCGCATCTTGCGTGGGCGCATTCGTGATGCGCTATGCCCCCATGCGCATCAGTATTCCGAGCGTTATCGGCGCCTCATTTGCATACATAGGTATAGCATCGTTTCTTATGTCTCGCGCCGCAACATTACCCATCCTCTATCCAATTGTTGCTCTTGTTGGAGGCGCAAGTTATGGGCTTATCGCACGATATCGTGCAACACATCAAGAGAAAAAATTCATTCAGGAGAGCTTCTCTCGATACCTTGCCCCAGCGGTCATTCAGCAAATCGTACGCAACCCGAGCATGCTACGACTTGGCGGCTCACGCGCAACGCTTTCCATTCTTTTTTCTGACGTACGCGGATTCACCACGCTCTCAGAAACACTCACCCCAGAGCAGCTCACTGCATTTCTTAATCGCTATCTGACGCGCATGACAACTATTATCTTAGAGCGACGTGGCGTCATTGATAAATATATCGGCGATGCAATTATGGCATTCTGGGGCGCACCGCTTCCGTCCGAAACCCACGCTTATGACGCGGTGACCTCTGCGCTTGCGATGACCACCGCGCTCGACGCTTTTAATGCTGAGAGCGCCGAGCGCGGCGATCCACACATTGATATTGGCATTGGCATTAATACGGGAGACGTCACCGTGGGCAACATGGGCTCAGAACAACGCTTTGATTACACCGTCATGGGCGATGCCGTGAACCTTGCCTCTCGCCTTGAGAGTCTCACAAAAATGTATGGGGTACGCATTCTTATCACCGAGAAAACAAAACTCGCACTCGGAGATGACGCGGCGCAGATACCAATGCGTGACATTGATTGTGTACAGGTAAAAGGAAAAACCGAAGGTGTTACTATTTATGAAGTCATCCCCTCAGAACGTGTCTCCGTATGGGAATCTATCGCAACAGATTTCTCCGAACTACGTAGAGCATACGCACAAGGAGCATGGGACCTTGCGTGCACGCATGCAGAACGATTCTTTCCGCACACCAAACGATGGCCCAACAAAACTTCTCGCGGAACGGAGTGCTTACTTTAG
- a CDS encoding DUF167 domain-containing protein has product MGTYRVAVHEHPEKGKANEAIRKALADHFHVAPSRISIVAGTPPVQRL; this is encoded by the coding sequence ATGGGGACCTATCGCGTTGCCGTTCACGAGCACCCTGAAAAAGGAAAAGCAAATGAGGCGATCCGTAAAGCCCTCGCGGATCATTTCCATGTAGCGCCTTCGCGCATTTCTATTGTCGCAGGCACGCCGCCCGTACAAAGATTATAG
- a CDS encoding lytic murein transglycosylase, translated as MVKSFYRLSIGVFVLLFSLCGGVFAIQSASAAVADEIAERTRQIEEIQRQINELQAQVDANRGKASTLQGEINRLNGQINQLNLEIRSLNLSIERTTIDIRGTSDNISEAETELQKHKGALGKYVQYAYELDKLSLTEVLLNNDTLSDFFSDLNNVQTTQDSLRSAIASIRELKTGLEEKKMSLEEKKEELERLKSIQEIEKRMIDTTKAQKDRVLRETKGQESKYQELVRQKKLDLERIRDQITYLQQNGVTAEDAVKFGQLAARRAGIRPAYLIAVLEVESGLGRNVGRCNRADDPASKKWEAIMHTRDHKPFLAVTAQLGLDPNNTPVSCPQIVNGRQLGWGGAMGPAQFIPSTWVAYAEEVARLVGRSPANPWNIEDAFMAAAVKLARGGATAQTRASEVAASKAYYSGNSKCSSSSCNSYANAIQKKAATIEENLGE; from the coding sequence ATGGTGAAATCATTTTATCGTTTATCCATCGGCGTATTCGTACTCCTCTTTTCTCTCTGTGGGGGTGTTTTTGCTATTCAATCGGCGTCTGCTGCGGTTGCTGATGAAATTGCGGAGCGCACGCGTCAGATTGAAGAGATCCAGCGACAGATTAATGAGTTGCAGGCACAAGTTGATGCAAACAGGGGAAAGGCCTCAACGCTTCAAGGAGAAATAAATCGCCTGAATGGTCAGATCAACCAACTTAATCTAGAAATCCGGAGCCTCAATCTTTCTATCGAGCGGACTACTATTGATATTCGTGGCACGTCAGACAATATTTCAGAAGCCGAAACAGAATTACAGAAACACAAGGGTGCACTCGGTAAATATGTGCAATATGCCTATGAGCTTGATAAGCTCTCACTTACTGAAGTGCTGCTTAATAATGACACGCTCTCGGATTTCTTTAGTGATCTCAATAATGTGCAGACAACGCAAGATAGTCTACGGTCGGCTATTGCGAGTATTCGAGAACTAAAAACTGGCCTTGAGGAAAAGAAGATGTCTCTTGAGGAAAAGAAAGAGGAGCTTGAGCGTCTCAAGAGTATTCAAGAGATAGAGAAGCGCATGATTGACACGACCAAGGCGCAAAAAGATCGCGTGTTGCGCGAGACGAAAGGACAAGAATCTAAGTACCAAGAATTGGTACGCCAGAAAAAACTTGATCTTGAGCGTATCCGTGATCAGATTACCTATTTGCAACAGAATGGTGTGACCGCTGAAGATGCGGTAAAGTTTGGGCAACTTGCGGCACGGCGCGCTGGCATTCGTCCGGCATATCTCATTGCCGTGCTAGAAGTTGAATCTGGCCTTGGGCGAAATGTCGGACGCTGCAATCGTGCTGATGACCCCGCATCAAAGAAGTGGGAAGCGATCATGCATACACGAGATCATAAGCCATTTCTTGCGGTAACGGCGCAGCTGGGTCTTGATCCGAATAACACGCCCGTATCATGCCCACAGATTGTTAATGGTCGGCAATTAGGCTGGGGTGGCGCTATGGGGCCGGCGCAGTTCATTCCTTCCACGTGGGTGGCGTATGCAGAAGAGGTGGCGCGTCTTGTGGGGCGCTCGCCTGCAAATCCATGGAACATTGAAGATGCGTTTATGGCGGCGGCAGTCAAACTTGCGCGAGGTGGGGCGACGGCACAGACCCGGGCAAGTGAAGTTGCGGCTTCAAAAGCATACTATAGTGGAAATTCTAAATGCTCCTCTAGTTCATGTAACTCATACGCAAATGCTATTCAAAAGAAAGCTGCTACGATTGAAGAAAACTTAGGAGAATAA
- a CDS encoding DsbA family protein, whose translation MNHIDPQSHEAQSHSEPHAPAPFFHDATGGRPPLDVNKLILAGAIVFAGVLVAGAVIWTNMRQPADGSPRTAKVSVDDDAILGDTKAPVTIIEFSDYQCPFCRAFWRETYPRLKKDFIETGKVRLVFRDFPLSSHPAAIPAAHASECAEEQGKFWEMHDIIFAEQDAKGVGTVSFSSDDLKRWAGKIGLKQNEFNACLDSGKYNEEIAKDLKDGVASGVSGTPSFFINGNLLVGAQPYETFQAAIEQILADK comes from the coding sequence ATGAATCACATTGACCCACAATCCCACGAAGCCCAATCGCACAGCGAACCGCATGCGCCAGCGCCCTTTTTTCATGATGCTACGGGTGGGCGCCCTCCTTTGGACGTGAACAAGCTTATTCTCGCCGGAGCCATTGTATTTGCCGGTGTTCTCGTGGCGGGTGCGGTGATTTGGACTAATATGCGCCAGCCTGCAGACGGCTCTCCGCGTACTGCAAAGGTATCGGTTGATGACGATGCAATTTTAGGAGACACCAAGGCGCCCGTGACCATCATCGAATTTAGTGATTATCAGTGTCCATTCTGTCGTGCGTTTTGGCGTGAAACCTACCCACGTCTCAAAAAGGATTTCATAGAAACAGGCAAGGTACGTCTTGTGTTCCGCGATTTTCCTCTCTCGAGTCATCCCGCGGCAATTCCAGCAGCTCACGCAAGTGAGTGTGCGGAAGAGCAGGGCAAGTTCTGGGAGATGCACGATATTATCTTTGCCGAGCAGGATGCTAAAGGCGTGGGGACGGTCTCATTCTCTAGCGACGACCTTAAGCGCTGGGCTGGTAAAATTGGGCTTAAGCAGAATGAATTTAACGCCTGTTTAGATAGCGGGAAATATAACGAAGAGATTGCGAAGGATCTCAAAGATGGAGTCGCATCCGGCGTCTCGGGAACTCCAAGCTTCTTCATCAACGGCAATCTATTGGTGGGAGCACAACCATACGAGACGTTTCAAGCGGCTATTGAGCAGATACTGGCTGATAAATAA
- a CDS encoding class I SAM-dependent methyltransferase, which yields MEKLTSIPSVARPIQEFADFTFVSWERDMHPQFKAGVSDVETHFFATFIREHGIRSVIDFGVGSGVTLSALLTKLAENGHTLERVAGNDVQDSFLSRARGLFEERGQKVELHQANWLDLPEGIPPYAPESFEFGILTGTSLSYVGGGTLAHTRALQKSVIRRLTSLIKPGGHIFIDLRNYSHLALLMHEPERAGEVVIDPSTYYHGFQSHVVTFPAYVSDSLVVMHFYDTEKKIWSKLDIFPLFPEEMASLLSEYFTIEHTFYDFEPEHKTKSLFTQYIAKKK from the coding sequence ATGGAAAAGCTCACGAGCATTCCCAGCGTTGCACGACCAATCCAAGAGTTTGCTGACTTCACGTTTGTGAGTTGGGAGCGAGACATGCACCCTCAGTTCAAAGCGGGCGTCAGTGACGTAGAGACTCATTTCTTCGCCACCTTCATACGAGAGCACGGTATTCGTTCGGTCATCGACTTCGGCGTGGGGAGTGGAGTGACACTCTCTGCGCTTCTTACAAAACTTGCCGAGAACGGGCATACGCTTGAGCGTGTCGCTGGAAACGACGTGCAAGATTCCTTTTTGAGTCGCGCCCGCGGACTCTTTGAAGAAAGGGGACAGAAAGTTGAGCTACATCAAGCGAATTGGCTTGATCTACCAGAAGGGATTCCTCCGTATGCGCCGGAATCTTTTGAGTTCGGCATTCTGACTGGCACTTCTTTGTCCTATGTGGGTGGTGGGACGCTCGCGCATACGCGAGCTCTCCAGAAAAGTGTTATTCGTCGACTCACATCTCTCATAAAACCGGGTGGGCACATCTTCATTGATCTTCGTAACTATAGCCACCTTGCGCTTCTCATGCATGAGCCGGAACGTGCCGGAGAAGTGGTCATTGACCCTTCGACCTACTACCATGGGTTCCAGAGTCACGTGGTGACCTTTCCCGCGTATGTGAGCGACAGCCTTGTTGTCATGCATTTCTATGACACAGAAAAGAAGATATGGAGCAAGCTCGATATCTTCCCACTGTTCCCGGAAGAAATGGCATCATTGCTGAGTGAATATTTCACTATCGAGCATACATTCTACGATTTTGAGCCGGAGCATAAAACAAAAAGTCTTTTTACGCAGTATATCGCTAAAAAGAAATAA
- a CDS encoding thioredoxin domain-containing protein has product MQFPFSQRGSGTLWVVLLMVASVAALVLLTYRPSQNGSGTLSSAPVEGEDRIQGSLTAPAVLVEYSDFQCPACAQFEPLIKQAQDEFGDKLTLVYRHFPLRTIHANANLAAQAAEAAGAQGKFWEMHRIIFDQQQAWANAQNARDLMIGYARQLGLNAQQFVRDMDADATKARIDRDLASGVASGVTGTPSFFLNGKKLTPSSSEGFLNSIRAVIEQQ; this is encoded by the coding sequence ATGCAATTTCCTTTTTCACAACGGGGAAGCGGCACCCTGTGGGTGGTTCTGCTTATGGTGGCGAGTGTTGCCGCGCTCGTCTTGCTCACGTATCGACCTTCTCAAAATGGATCGGGCACACTTTCAAGTGCTCCTGTAGAAGGGGAGGACCGTATCCAGGGATCGCTCACCGCTCCCGCGGTGCTTGTCGAGTACAGTGACTTCCAGTGCCCTGCATGCGCACAGTTTGAGCCGTTGATTAAGCAGGCACAAGATGAATTTGGAGACAAGCTTACATTGGTATATCGCCATTTCCCTCTCCGCACTATTCATGCCAACGCGAATCTTGCCGCACAGGCGGCAGAAGCCGCTGGTGCCCAGGGCAAGTTTTGGGAGATGCATCGCATTATCTTTGACCAGCAACAGGCATGGGCCAATGCACAGAATGCCCGCGACCTCATGATAGGCTATGCCCGCCAACTTGGTCTTAATGCGCAGCAATTCGTCCGCGATATGGATGCCGATGCAACAAAAGCCCGCATTGATCGGGACCTTGCTTCCGGAGTCGCATCGGGAGTAACGGGTACGCCATCTTTTTTCCTGAATGGCAAAAAACTTACTCCTTCTTCCAGCGAAGGCTTCCTGAACAGTATTCGCGCTGTCATCGAGCAGCAATAA
- a CDS encoding C39 family peptidase — protein MRNVFTSLFFGIGAILVVAAYALGLFQGEPQQAAVPSQLPSPTLPAATPTPYPSVRATPERVSHAVPFIAQAPFGDWADPRQQGACEEATMLMAVRWARGEAIHPQSALEDIFALSDFGKARFGTIRDTSAQDTALFATEFFNYPHVSVRHNISIDDIRRALADGAVVAVPTNGQVIGNPYYTLPGSAYHMLLIIGYDDARGVFITNDPGTRHGASFEYPYATLYNGIRDYPTGNHEPIPAVQKSMIVISSATR, from the coding sequence ATGCGTAACGTATTTACCTCACTATTTTTCGGCATTGGCGCGATTCTCGTGGTTGCCGCGTACGCGCTCGGTCTTTTTCAAGGAGAGCCGCAACAAGCCGCTGTCCCTTCTCAGCTACCATCGCCCACACTTCCTGCTGCCACACCAACTCCATATCCTTCAGTGCGCGCGACCCCAGAGCGCGTTTCGCACGCTGTGCCGTTTATCGCCCAAGCGCCATTTGGTGATTGGGCTGATCCGCGTCAGCAAGGCGCATGTGAAGAAGCCACGATGCTCATGGCGGTGCGGTGGGCACGCGGAGAGGCCATCCACCCACAGTCAGCGCTTGAGGACATCTTTGCTCTTTCTGATTTTGGAAAAGCGCGCTTTGGTACTATCCGTGATACGTCAGCGCAAGACACAGCATTATTTGCTACAGAGTTTTTCAATTATCCCCACGTGTCCGTGCGCCACAATATAAGTATTGATGATATTCGGCGTGCGCTGGCCGATGGCGCCGTTGTTGCGGTGCCGACGAACGGACAAGTCATTGGGAATCCGTATTATACGCTCCCAGGATCTGCATATCACATGTTGCTGATTATCGGGTACGACGATGCGCGTGGTGTTTTTATCACGAACGACCCAGGAACCCGACACGGTGCATCGTTTGAGTATCCTTATGCCACTCTCTATAACGGCATTCGTGATTATCCCACGGGTAACCATGAGCCTATACCGGCGGTGCAAAAATCCATGATTGTTATATCGTCGGCTACACGTTGA
- a CDS encoding YibE/F family protein, with product MPALIQKTMSEHHHEFHNHKPHGLLAVGIFCISLAMLWFGGFFSAARSTDLADERIFSGSVLEVLEERTVPSIVPDRTIREQKLAVQASLPDGVRTVSVMNDFVPLATGDRVYVQQTGGSESEQFFIVDVQRGRGLLALAALFFGVVVAMAGRKGLYALSGLIFSFALIITWIVPRILAGDDPVIVGLVGSLLILIVTLAVSYGVNRKSISALLGIMIALLVVAALSRVAVGALHFSGFSAEEAVYLNMESEYTVNLVALVVAGIIIAAIGVLDDIAITQAATVFSLARTDPRLTRMQLFIRAMDVGRDHVSAVINTLVLAYAGASLPLVLLVSVRKFPLSFVVNGEIVAEEIVRTLISSTGLALAVPATTLIAAYMAKRDA from the coding sequence ATGCCCGCACTCATACAAAAGACAATGAGTGAGCACCATCATGAATTTCATAATCATAAGCCACACGGCCTTCTTGCGGTAGGCATTTTTTGTATTTCCCTCGCGATGCTTTGGTTTGGAGGTTTTTTCTCTGCTGCGCGTAGCACTGATTTGGCTGATGAACGCATTTTCTCCGGATCTGTATTAGAAGTGCTCGAAGAGCGCACGGTTCCAAGTATTGTGCCCGATCGCACTATTCGCGAGCAAAAACTTGCCGTACAGGCATCGCTTCCCGATGGCGTGCGTACCGTTTCTGTTATGAATGATTTTGTACCATTGGCGACTGGAGATCGAGTATACGTACAACAGACAGGGGGAAGTGAAAGTGAGCAGTTTTTTATCGTTGACGTGCAGCGTGGACGGGGTTTGCTGGCGCTTGCGGCCCTGTTTTTTGGTGTAGTTGTTGCTATGGCGGGGAGAAAGGGGCTCTATGCGCTGTCGGGTCTCATTTTTAGTTTTGCTCTTATTATCACTTGGATTGTGCCGCGCATTTTGGCTGGAGATGATCCGGTGATTGTCGGCCTCGTGGGCTCTCTGCTTATTCTCATCGTGACACTTGCGGTTTCATATGGCGTTAATCGTAAATCTATTTCAGCGCTTCTTGGCATCATGATCGCCTTACTCGTGGTCGCTGCCCTTTCTCGCGTGGCGGTAGGCGCACTCCATTTCTCCGGGTTTTCCGCGGAAGAAGCCGTGTATTTAAATATGGAGTCGGAGTATACGGTGAATTTAGTAGCCCTCGTAGTGGCGGGTATCATCATCGCCGCTATCGGCGTGCTTGATGATATTGCTATCACACAGGCGGCAACGGTATTTAGTCTCGCGCGGACCGATCCGCGCCTTACGCGTATGCAACTATTCATACGAGCGATGGATGTGGGTCGAGATCATGTTTCTGCGGTGATTAACACATTAGTACTCGCGTATGCGGGCGCGTCGTTGCCGCTGGTACTCTTGGTGAGCGTTCGTAAGTTTCCACTTTCATTTGTGGTGAATGGAGAGATTGTCGCCGAAGAAATTGTGCGCACACTCATTTCTTCGACAGGTTTAGCGCTCGCCGTTCCAGCCACGACGCTTATAGCAGCCTATATGGCAAAACGTGATGCGTAA
- a CDS encoding ZIP family metal transporter: protein MSAFSSLIGATLLISAGSLIGALTLFWQGAQGKKVLLLLVGLSAGALIGNAFLHLLPEAAESLESVLLFRLVLVSFVVFFLIEKVLHWRHCHNGVCPEHSFGTMNLIGDFVHNFIDGLILAATFAVDVSLGWVTALAVAMHEIPQEISDFGVLLYSGFSRGRALAWNLFVSLGVVFGGIVGWYAVEHVTDIVPLLLPIAAGGFLYIAASDLMPELRRETQFNTSALSFMMFLIGVAMMFVMGD from the coding sequence ATGTCAGCATTTAGTTCTCTGATAGGGGCAACGCTCCTCATAAGCGCCGGATCTCTTATTGGCGCACTTACTCTTTTTTGGCAGGGTGCTCAGGGGAAAAAGGTTTTACTGCTGCTTGTGGGGCTTTCTGCAGGAGCGCTCATCGGTAATGCGTTTCTCCACCTATTACCAGAAGCGGCTGAGTCTCTTGAAAGCGTATTGCTATTCCGTCTCGTTCTCGTCTCGTTTGTCGTCTTCTTCCTTATCGAGAAGGTGTTGCACTGGCGCCATTGCCATAATGGCGTATGTCCCGAGCATTCATTCGGCACGATGAATCTCATTGGAGATTTCGTGCACAACTTCATCGACGGGCTTATTCTTGCTGCGACATTTGCTGTCGACGTTTCATTAGGGTGGGTGACTGCCCTAGCGGTTGCGATGCACGAAATCCCTCAAGAAATTAGTGATTTTGGCGTGCTCCTTTACTCGGGCTTCTCGCGTGGACGAGCTCTTGCATGGAATTTGTTTGTGTCCCTTGGCGTCGTGTTCGGTGGGATTGTGGGTTGGTATGCGGTTGAGCATGTTACCGACATTGTGCCACTCTTACTTCCTATTGCTGCTGGTGGATTCTTATATATCGCCGCCTCTGATCTGATGCCTGAGTTGCGCCGAGAGACGCAATTCAATACTTCCGCGCTTTCCTTTATGATGTTTCTCATCGGTGTTGCAATGATGTTCGTGATGGGCGACTAA